In a genomic window of Methanosarcina horonobensis HB-1 = JCM 15518:
- a CDS encoding DUF3344 domain-containing protein, translating to MSAVLCFVLFTGIGAADDWVGGLPLTTVQTGTVTGDLYISGNPPSTGFSNAVDRTFTLPAAAVAESGRVKWARLYVSSYCGHMQDAKKITYTTSVDWDNDGTWDNTWTETDEGQPFIYLQGGDYGDGGNDNSEFAGHGTGEPYLMLNDHTNRVTSDYLSWYDVTNLVQAGEDTIKVKVDSTGSYDGRIKVVTLVVAYDDPASTTQTTYWVNEGHDACTYYTEDNLGEVAVGTTTFDTSGLSGITSAKLTADYMASNNGYYGFPTSDNNFDASAKTGSFTNIGLDRVADAQGDYSGIDSWDVTSSVSGSSSVMFAYARYLPGTGTAAFYKIPLAFLVVKSQIEQTPQVDLTIASIVNPVPASAVFSREQNSVKITNIKNSGPETATNIQVALYASDVSNGTVPANTTTIASLGSGAQTTVTLIDPTIRNLEGDTVTYTARVDPDNLIPETNEANNNKSSAAKLVKYNGYKGKGIYWEGGSNITTKNTFDLHGNLLYSTQPESAYKGVGGWGSGRTETWSASDLPIPAGSTIEKALLYFAYNWDQTPGGYPWLNINFNGNIIENGNLSTGNGILYRDWSNFGGYADYEYGLCVYDVTDKFSSSENSLVTVPYDGNNDLYGKVALYPSTLVVVYRNSNETRKQIFINEECDELGLSESSYGTTPEEAIAYVPFTGMTIDKTNVVNAMLYSFAGSAGPDEGNLLFNGNTVATNAWMGSSNTASPLVFNATNYITETVNEFGIQSTTSGGMDALQQILVVEYQAEQESAPVANFTADPTSGTVPLDVQFTDASTGTVSSYAWDFDNDGIVDSNVQSPSYTYSEPGTYTVNLTVTGSGGSDSEVKTGYIVVNGSSKSDLIVSAIAPNVGEIFANETNTIAATVTNIGAADSGNFTVKFTINGVDTNVATGGLAVGANTTLTITDSALRTLGDSVEITVTADSNNEVSEFDETNNSMTLTKTVVNNGYKGKRYTGGNDITTQATFEGRHGIVYSAGNTAYNSANWTAKTYTWSSTNLPIPAGTTVVSARLYQAYSYNKMGTDPAFTMSFNSNTVTPIATYKDQKSYGMYNYPYGLYVYNVTSLFNSSGNSITITPEASNDYAMWGAYMVVVYHDPAGKTGKIWINDEFDILAAGNSYAVTSDEATAYASFSGVNASGVSKATAIAILASASDVGKSKFYFNNQEYPGFWSDYLSNPQMGFSSYDVTGAIHDGTDTARLLSYLNGSSGDSMYAMNTILMAEYLETAPVADFTAVPTSGDAPLTVQFTDASTGSVSSYSWDFNNDGTVDSTEQNPSCTYESAGNYTVSLMVSNAGGSDSEVKTDYITVSSAPVEPEPVAAFTADVTGGTAPLTVNFTDQSTGTPTSWFWDFGDGTSATDQNPSHTYNAAGNYTVNLTVENAAGKDFELKSDYIEVSGASGSTVTLYFDPENSSVSENESIEINVVASNFPEGLSGYNLTVAIDDPTVAEIVDIEYPSWGLITENSSLPGTSIYLKTVDGEDTVKAGATDVVLATLTVSGKKKGSANLSIGVKRLDDDSGNIIEPAFLTGRIEVTLLSPLPDQEYAPQDLDGDGFYEDLTGNGEFSFVDIVAYFHNMDWIEENMPVEYFDLNGNGRIDFDDVARMFAMI from the coding sequence ATCTCAGCAGTTCTATGCTTTGTCCTGTTTACAGGCATAGGAGCTGCAGATGACTGGGTCGGTGGTCTCCCATTGACTACAGTTCAGACTGGGACAGTGACCGGCGACCTTTATATCTCCGGAAACCCTCCGTCAACAGGATTTTCTAATGCTGTAGACAGGACGTTTACCCTGCCGGCAGCTGCTGTGGCGGAATCCGGACGGGTAAAATGGGCCCGGCTCTATGTCTCCAGCTACTGCGGCCATATGCAGGATGCAAAGAAAATCACCTACACCACCAGTGTTGACTGGGATAACGACGGGACCTGGGACAACACCTGGACAGAAACTGACGAAGGACAGCCCTTCATCTACCTTCAGGGTGGGGACTATGGCGATGGCGGCAATGACAACAGCGAGTTTGCAGGGCACGGCACCGGGGAACCTTATCTGATGCTCAATGACCATACCAACCGAGTGACAAGTGACTACCTGAGCTGGTACGATGTTACTAACCTGGTCCAGGCTGGGGAGGATACTATCAAGGTGAAAGTTGACTCCACGGGTTCCTATGATGGCCGGATAAAGGTAGTGACGCTGGTTGTTGCATACGACGACCCCGCCTCCACAACCCAGACAACTTACTGGGTGAATGAGGGGCATGACGCCTGCACTTACTATACTGAGGATAACCTGGGTGAAGTTGCCGTTGGAACAACCACATTTGACACCAGCGGGCTTTCCGGCATCACATCGGCCAAGCTCACCGCTGATTACATGGCAAGTAACAATGGCTACTACGGTTTCCCAACATCAGATAATAACTTCGATGCATCTGCAAAGACCGGGTCATTTACAAACATAGGGCTTGATAGGGTCGCAGATGCGCAGGGTGACTACTCAGGGATTGATTCATGGGACGTGACCTCTTCTGTCTCCGGCAGCAGCAGTGTCATGTTTGCCTATGCTAGATACCTGCCAGGTACCGGCACTGCAGCATTCTACAAGATCCCGCTCGCTTTCCTTGTGGTAAAAAGTCAAATCGAACAGACGCCCCAGGTTGACCTCACCATCGCCAGCATTGTGAACCCTGTACCTGCCAGTGCGGTCTTTTCCAGGGAACAAAACTCGGTGAAGATCACCAATATCAAAAACAGCGGGCCTGAAACCGCCACCAATATCCAGGTCGCCCTGTATGCAAGCGACGTTTCCAATGGTACGGTTCCCGCAAACACGACAACCATCGCGTCTCTCGGGAGCGGGGCACAGACCACTGTAACCCTGATCGACCCGACCATACGCAATCTTGAAGGCGACACGGTGACCTACACAGCACGCGTTGATCCGGATAACCTTATCCCTGAAACCAACGAGGCCAACAACAACAAGAGCAGTGCGGCGAAACTGGTCAAATACAACGGGTATAAGGGCAAAGGCATCTACTGGGAAGGCGGGAGCAATATCACTACTAAAAATACCTTTGATCTCCATGGTAACCTTTTGTATTCCACACAGCCTGAATCTGCCTATAAAGGAGTTGGAGGCTGGGGTTCCGGCAGGACCGAAACATGGAGTGCAAGCGACCTTCCGATTCCTGCTGGTTCAACTATAGAAAAGGCCCTCCTTTATTTCGCCTACAACTGGGACCAGACACCCGGTGGGTATCCGTGGCTGAACATTAACTTCAACGGGAACATAATAGAGAACGGAAACCTCTCAACAGGAAACGGAATTCTCTACAGGGATTGGAGTAATTTTGGCGGGTACGCTGACTATGAATATGGGCTCTGTGTCTACGATGTAACCGACAAGTTTAGCTCATCCGAAAACAGCCTTGTTACGGTTCCCTACGATGGAAATAATGACCTTTACGGCAAAGTCGCACTGTATCCCAGCACTCTTGTCGTGGTCTACAGGAACTCTAATGAAACCAGGAAGCAGATCTTCATTAACGAAGAGTGCGATGAGCTTGGGTTATCTGAGTCCAGTTATGGGACCACTCCAGAAGAGGCTATTGCATACGTTCCTTTCACCGGCATGACTATTGACAAGACTAATGTCGTGAACGCTATGCTGTACAGTTTTGCAGGAAGTGCAGGACCCGATGAAGGAAACCTGCTTTTCAACGGAAATACCGTGGCAACCAATGCATGGATGGGAAGTTCCAACACTGCAAGTCCCTTGGTCTTTAATGCAACAAACTATATCACTGAAACAGTGAACGAGTTCGGCATCCAGAGCACAACTAGCGGAGGCATGGACGCACTCCAGCAGATACTTGTTGTTGAATACCAGGCAGAACAGGAATCTGCACCGGTAGCAAATTTCACTGCAGACCCGACCAGCGGAACGGTCCCTCTTGATGTTCAGTTCACTGACGCTTCAACTGGTACTGTATCCTCATATGCCTGGGACTTTGATAATGATGGAATTGTAGACAGTAACGTACAGAGTCCTTCGTATACTTACAGCGAACCTGGAACATATACTGTCAACCTTACAGTTACTGGATCAGGTGGAAGTGATTCTGAAGTAAAGACAGGATACATTGTTGTCAATGGGTCTTCGAAGTCTGATCTCATTGTTTCAGCAATCGCCCCGAATGTTGGCGAGATTTTTGCAAATGAGACAAATACCATAGCGGCAACTGTTACGAATATAGGTGCGGCTGATTCTGGAAACTTTACGGTCAAATTCACCATTAATGGTGTCGATACAAATGTAGCTACTGGCGGTCTTGCAGTTGGAGCAAATACTACACTTACAATAACGGACTCTGCTCTTAGAACCTTAGGAGACAGCGTGGAGATTACGGTCACTGCAGACTCTAATAATGAGGTTTCCGAGTTCGATGAAACTAACAACTCAATGACCCTCACAAAAACTGTTGTCAATAATGGGTACAAGGGCAAGAGGTACACCGGTGGGAACGATATAACAACGCAGGCTACGTTTGAAGGAAGGCATGGGATTGTTTACTCAGCCGGAAACACGGCATATAATTCAGCAAACTGGACTGCCAAAACATATACATGGTCATCAACGAACCTGCCAATCCCTGCAGGAACAACGGTTGTAAGCGCTCGGCTCTACCAGGCGTACAGCTACAATAAGATGGGAACTGACCCGGCATTTACAATGTCGTTCAACAGCAATACCGTAACTCCGATTGCCACCTACAAGGATCAAAAGAGTTATGGCATGTACAATTACCCATATGGGCTTTATGTCTACAACGTAACGTCACTGTTTAACTCCTCAGGAAACAGTATTACCATCACCCCTGAGGCTAGCAATGATTATGCTATGTGGGGAGCGTACATGGTCGTTGTCTACCACGACCCTGCAGGAAAAACGGGAAAGATCTGGATCAACGATGAGTTCGATATTCTCGCAGCAGGGAATAGCTATGCAGTAACCAGCGACGAGGCCACAGCTTATGCGTCTTTCAGCGGTGTGAATGCCTCGGGTGTTTCGAAAGCTACTGCAATAGCCATCCTGGCCAGTGCAAGCGATGTTGGAAAGAGTAAATTCTATTTCAACAACCAGGAGTACCCAGGTTTCTGGAGTGATTATCTATCAAATCCGCAGATGGGTTTCTCTTCTTACGATGTGACCGGAGCCATTCATGATGGCACTGATACCGCACGCCTACTGAGTTACCTGAATGGCTCCTCTGGCGACAGCATGTATGCTATGAATACAATTCTCATGGCTGAATACCTAGAGACTGCACCGGTTGCAGACTTTACTGCAGTACCCACTTCTGGCGATGCTCCGCTCACGGTTCAGTTCACCGATGCGTCAACTGGTTCAGTCTCTTCCTACTCCTGGGACTTTAATAATGACGGCACTGTGGACTCAACTGAGCAGAATCCCTCGTGTACATATGAATCGGCCGGTAACTACACAGTTAGTCTTATGGTTTCAAATGCTGGAGGAAGCGATTCCGAGGTGAAAACTGATTACATCACTGTATCTTCTGCACCTGTAGAACCTGAACCCGTTGCTGCTTTCACTGCTGATGTAACTGGCGGTACTGCCCCTCTCACTGTCAATTTCACGGACCAGTCTACAGGCACACCTACCTCGTGGTTCTGGGACTTCGGTGACGGTACCAGTGCTACCGATCAGAATCCCTCGCATACCTATAATGCAGCCGGAAATTACACTGTAAACCTGACTGTGGAAAATGCTGCTGGGAAGGACTTCGAGTTAAAATCGGATTACATAGAAGTTTCCGGAGCTTCCGGGTCAACTGTTACTCTCTATTTTGACCCGGAAAACTCCTCTGTCTCAGAAAACGAATCTATTGAGATAAATGTCGTTGCCAGTAATTTCCCAGAAGGTCTTTCAGGCTACAACCTTACCGTTGCTATTGACGACCCGACTGTTGCCGAGATAGTTGATATAGAGTATCCTTCCTGGGGTCTGATTACTGAGAATTCTTCTCTGCCAGGGACTTCTATCTACCTGAAGACTGTTGACGGGGAAGATACTGTTAAGGCAGGAGCAACAGATGTTGTGCTCGCCACCCTAACTGTTTCCGGAAAGAAGAAAGGATCTGCGAACCTTTCGATAGGGGTTAAACGTCTGGATGACGATTCAGGAAACATCATAGAGCCGGCATTTTTAACAGGAAGAATTGAAGTGACCCTTCTGTCTCCCCTGCCGGATCAGGAATATGCCCCTCAGGACCTTGACGGAGACGGGTTCTATGAAGACCTCACCGGAAACGGGGAGTTCAGCTTCGTAGATATAGTGGCGTACTTCCACAACATGGACTGGATAGAGGAAAACATGCCGGTGGAGTACTTCGACCTCAACGGAAATGGCAGGATCGATTTTGATGATGTAGCGCGTATGTTTGCAATGATCTGA
- a CDS encoding DUF3344 domain-containing protein, with product MSSGVCLTLFTGAAAADDWVGGIPLTTIQTGTVTGDLYISGNPPSTGFSNAVDRTFTLPAAAVAESGRVKWARLYVSSYCGHMQDAKKITYTTSVDWDNDGTWDNTWTETDEGQPFIYLQGGDYGDGGNDNSEFAGHGTGEPYLMLNDHTNRVTSDYLSWYDVTNLVQAGEDTIKVKVDSTGSYDGRIKVVTLVVAYDDPASTTQTTYWVNEGHDACTYYTEDNLGEVAVGTTTFDTSGLSGITSAKLTADYMASNNGYYGFPTSDNNFDASAKTGSFTNIGLDRVADAQGDYSGIDSWDVTSSVSGSSSVMFAYARYLPGTGTAAFYKIPLAFLVVKSPIETVSQPPVADFLASVTSGTAPLEVQFTDASTGTVSSYAWDFDNDGTVDSTQQNPLYTYGAAGTYSVNLTVTNADGSDFEVKTNYITVTQATQVTTNDLTISGLVNTVPASAIFAREANTVKVNNVKNTGTATLTNISIALYASDVSSGTVPVNTTTIASLASEETATVTLIDPTIRNLEGGTVTYTAVVDPDNLIAETDETNNNKSSAAKEVRYNGYKGKGIYWEGGSNITTQHTYDLQGNLLYSTQPDSAYQSVGWETRTESWSASDLPVPSGSTIEKAFLYVAYNWDQTPGGYPWLNINFNGNTLDNGNISTGNGTLYRDWSNFGGYADYEYGLYVYDVTDKFSSSGNNLVMTSVGENKNALYPSTLVVVYENANETRKQIFINEECDELGLSESNYGTTPEEATAYAPFTDMSIDVDKVTNAVLYSFAGSAGPDEGNLLFNGNIVATNAWMGSSNSGSPLVFDVTDYINETGNEAGVQSTTSGGMDALQQILVIEYEGSASATPVADFLATPTSGDAPLTVQFTDKSAGTISSYAWDFNNDGTIDSEEKNPSYIYETAGNYSVNLTVNGSEGSDSEVKTEYIVVKDRTSVTPALSLSASTLNVTVGEETDVTYTVTSDDSPVEGALVNLSGCATGSGTTDADGTVVLAVNASSKGAITAEASKDGYTDAELIQQAVSENETPVTPALSLSASTLNVTVEEETDVTYTVTSDDFPVEGAFVNLSGCATGSGTTDANGTVVLAVNASCEGTITATASKDGCTDAEIIQQAKVASSGSGSSSTVSLKVKIIPAISLTVSPNSVDFGIVSPGTPSESLPLTLQNNGGTSIKVTAEVDDQENGPFKTGLLLDQSIWSSYSKIIAAKNSVTSEAQLDLPLNYSSTGQFQGSLIFWAEAA from the coding sequence TTGAGCAGTGGAGTCTGCCTTACTCTGTTTACAGGCGCCGCAGCTGCAGATGACTGGGTCGGTGGTATCCCATTGACTACAATTCAGACTGGGACAGTGACCGGTGACCTTTATATCTCCGGAAACCCTCCGTCAACAGGATTTTCTAATGCTGTAGACAGGACGTTTACCCTGCCGGCAGCTGCTGTGGCGGAATCCGGACGGGTAAAATGGGCCCGGCTCTATGTCTCCAGCTACTGCGGCCATATGCAGGATGCAAAGAAAATCACCTACACCACCAGTGTTGACTGGGATAACGACGGGACCTGGGACAACACCTGGACAGAAACTGACGAAGGACAGCCCTTCATCTACCTTCAGGGTGGGGACTATGGCGATGGCGGCAATGACAACAGCGAGTTTGCAGGGCACGGCACCGGGGAACCTTATCTGATGCTCAATGACCATACCAACCGGGTGACAAGTGACTACCTGAGCTGGTACGATGTTACTAACCTGGTCCAGGCTGGGGAGGATACTATCAAGGTGAAAGTTGACTCCACGGGTTCCTATGATGGCCGGATAAAGGTAGTGACGCTGGTTGTTGCATACGACGACCCCGCCTCCACAACCCAGACAACTTACTGGGTGAATGAGGGGCATGACGCCTGCACTTACTATACTGAGGATAACCTGGGTGAAGTTGCCGTTGGAACAACCACATTTGACACCAGCGGGCTTTCCGGCATCACATCGGCCAAGCTCACCGCTGATTACATGGCAAGTAACAATGGCTACTACGGTTTCCCAACATCAGATAATAACTTCGATGCATCTGCAAAGACCGGGTCATTTACAAACATAGGGCTTGATAGGGTCGCAGATGCGCAGGGTGACTACTCAGGGATTGATTCATGGGACGTGACCTCTTCTGTCTCCGGCAGCAGCAGTGTCATGTTTGCCTATGCTAGATACCTGCCAGGTACCGGCACTGCAGCATTCTACAAGATCCCGCTCGCTTTCCTTGTGGTAAAAAGCCCGATTGAAACGGTTTCCCAGCCGCCTGTGGCAGACTTTTTGGCAAGTGTAACAAGCGGCACTGCTCCCCTTGAGGTCCAGTTTACCGATGCATCAACAGGGACTGTTTCTTCCTATGCCTGGGACTTTGATAATGACGGGACTGTCGACAGCACTCAGCAAAATCCCCTGTATACCTATGGGGCTGCAGGAACCTACTCTGTCAACCTCACAGTCACGAACGCAGATGGAAGCGACTTCGAGGTGAAGACAAACTACATAACCGTAACTCAAGCGACTCAGGTGACGACGAACGACCTCACCATCTCAGGGCTCGTCAACACCGTTCCTGCTTCTGCGATCTTTGCCAGGGAAGCAAATACTGTGAAAGTTAACAATGTCAAGAACACCGGAACTGCCACCCTTACCAACATTTCAATCGCCCTGTATGCAAGCGACGTATCCAGTGGAACGGTTCCAGTAAACACGACAACGATTGCATCCCTTGCAAGCGAAGAGACGGCCACAGTAACCCTGATCGACCCTACTATCCGCAACCTTGAAGGCGGTACTGTTACCTACACTGCTGTCGTTGACCCTGACAACCTTATCGCTGAAACCGACGAGACCAACAACAACAAGAGCAGTGCAGCCAAAGAGGTCAGATACAACGGCTATAAAGGCAAAGGTATCTACTGGGAAGGCGGAAGCAATATCACTACCCAACATACGTATGACCTCCAGGGGAACCTTTTGTACTCCACACAGCCTGATTCTGCTTACCAATCTGTCGGCTGGGAGACCCGGACAGAAAGCTGGAGTGCAAGCGACCTTCCGGTCCCGAGTGGCTCCACAATAGAAAAGGCCTTCCTTTATGTCGCCTACAACTGGGACCAGACGCCCGGCGGATATCCGTGGCTGAACATTAACTTCAATGGGAACACCCTTGATAACGGCAACATCTCAACAGGAAACGGAACCCTCTACAGGGACTGGAGCAATTTTGGCGGGTACGCTGACTATGAATACGGGCTCTATGTCTACGATGTAACCGATAAGTTTAGCTCTTCAGGAAACAACCTTGTCATGACATCTGTTGGTGAAAACAAAAACGCACTGTATCCCAGCACCCTTGTAGTGGTCTACGAAAACGCTAATGAAACCCGGAAGCAGATCTTCATTAATGAAGAATGCGACGAGCTTGGTTTGTCTGAATCCAATTATGGGACCACTCCTGAAGAGGCTACTGCATACGCTCCTTTCACCGACATGTCCATTGACGTGGATAAGGTCACAAATGCTGTGCTGTACAGTTTTGCCGGAAGTGCAGGACCCGATGAAGGAAACTTGCTTTTCAACGGAAACATCGTGGCAACCAATGCATGGATGGGAAGTTCCAATTCAGGAAGCCCCTTAGTCTTTGATGTTACAGACTACATCAATGAAACCGGAAACGAGGCGGGAGTCCAGAGCACGACTAGCGGAGGCATGGACGCACTCCAGCAGATACTTGTTATTGAATATGAGGGATCTGCATCTGCTACGCCAGTGGCTGACTTTTTGGCAACTCCTACCTCTGGAGATGCTCCACTGACTGTCCAGTTCACCGATAAATCTGCCGGTACTATCTCTTCCTATGCCTGGGACTTTAATAATGACGGCACTATCGACAGCGAGGAAAAGAACCCATCGTATATCTATGAAACTGCGGGTAATTACTCTGTCAACTTAACTGTAAACGGATCTGAAGGCAGTGATTCTGAGGTGAAGACCGAATATATTGTTGTTAAGGATAGAACTTCTGTCACTCCTGCACTTTCTCTCTCTGCAAGCACCCTTAATGTGACTGTGGGAGAGGAAACCGATGTTACGTATACCGTAACAAGTGACGATTCCCCTGTTGAAGGGGCACTTGTTAACTTGAGCGGTTGTGCTACAGGTTCGGGGACAACTGATGCGGACGGAACTGTTGTACTTGCGGTAAATGCAAGCTCTAAAGGAGCTATTACTGCAGAGGCTAGCAAAGACGGCTACACGGACGCAGAGCTTATCCAGCAGGCGGTGTCTGAAAATGAAACGCCTGTCACCCCTGCCCTTTCTCTCTCTGCAAGTACCCTTAATGTGACTGTGGAAGAGGAAACCGATGTTACGTATACTGTAACAAGTGACGATTTCCCTGTTGAAGGAGCATTTGTAAATCTGAGCGGTTGTGCTACAGGTTCGGGAACAACTGATGCGAACGGAACGGTTGTACTTGCGGTAAATGCAAGCTGTGAAGGAACAATTACTGCAACGGCCAGCAAAGATGGCTGCACGGACGCAGAGATTATCCAGCAGGCGAAAGTAGCTTCTTCGGGCTCAGGTTCCTCTTCAACGGTATCACTTAAAGTGAAAATCATTCCTGCAATTTCCCTGACTGTCTCTCCGAATTCGGTCGATTTCGGAATAGTCTCTCCGGGAACGCCGAGTGAGTCTTTGCCCCTTACTCTCCAGAATAACGGAGGCACCAGTATAAAGGTTACTGCCGAAGTGGATGACCAGGAAAACGGTCCTTTCAAAACTGGGCTCTTGCTTGATCAAAGCATCTGGTCCAGCTACAGTAAGATCATAGCTGCAAAAAATTCGGTAACCTCCGAAGCTCAGCTTGATCTACCGTTAAACTACTCGTCTACAGGGCAATTCCAGGGAAGTCTCATTTTCTGGGCAGAAGCAGCCTAA